In a genomic window of Nocardia fluminea:
- a CDS encoding ABC-2 transporter permease: MNGILVVLVGALLCFYGIRSVHLGLLAIGFGLGWLIADLFDASFWWLLLAALIGAVSVWAVTSLVFRFASYFIGGLTGVMIGTKLATVLQPGDKNVALSMIVALAVGVSGAFLAQKFRARALLWLTSIGGASMICSGAALFSDSLSFLRDPEPGWQQVTATLAWVGLSILGWITQRHLFAEKLGIQHLVGDDDGPDMKDRNGGWPTK, from the coding sequence ATGAACGGCATTCTGGTCGTCCTCGTCGGAGCGCTGTTGTGCTTCTACGGGATTCGCTCGGTCCACCTGGGCCTGCTCGCGATCGGGTTCGGTCTCGGCTGGCTGATCGCCGACCTGTTCGACGCGAGCTTCTGGTGGCTGCTGCTGGCGGCGCTGATCGGCGCGGTGTCGGTCTGGGCGGTCACCTCGCTGGTGTTCCGTTTCGCCTCCTATTTCATCGGCGGCCTCACCGGCGTGATGATCGGCACCAAGCTGGCCACGGTGTTGCAGCCCGGCGACAAGAACGTCGCCCTGAGCATGATCGTCGCGCTCGCGGTGGGCGTGTCGGGCGCGTTCCTGGCGCAGAAGTTCCGGGCTCGCGCACTGCTGTGGCTGACCTCGATCGGCGGCGCGAGCATGATCTGCAGCGGTGCCGCGCTGTTCAGCGACTCGCTGTCGTTCCTGCGCGACCCCGAGCCCGGCTGGCAGCAGGTCACCGCCACCCTGGCCTGGGTCGGTCTGTCGATTCTCGGCTGGATCACCCAGCGGCACCTGTTCGCCGAGAAACTCGGCATCCAGCACCTGGTCGGTGACGACGACGGGCCGGACATGAAGGACCGCAACGGCGGCTGGCCCACGAAGTGA
- a CDS encoding SHOCT domain-containing protein → MPLRRGRVGRPGLIGTIARTAVVAGTATATSNAVNRRGAQRSAEQQAYAQQQAPPPQQQAPPPPSAPNAGDDTVAQLGKLAELHSAGALSDAEFAAAKAKLLG, encoded by the coding sequence ATGCCACTTCGCAGGGGTCGCGTCGGGCGACCGGGACTGATCGGCACCATCGCCAGAACCGCGGTCGTCGCGGGCACCGCGACGGCGACCTCGAACGCGGTGAACCGGCGCGGAGCGCAGCGGTCCGCCGAACAACAGGCCTATGCCCAGCAGCAGGCACCGCCGCCGCAGCAGCAGGCTCCCCCGCCGCCGTCGGCCCCGAATGCGGGCGATGACACCGTCGCCCAGCTCGGCAAACTGGCCGAGCTGCATTCCGCGGGCGCGCTCTCGGATGCCGAATTCGCTGCCGCGAAAGCCAAACTGCTCGGCTGA
- a CDS encoding MFS transporter — MSTSTIKPDDTNDTGRLEGASRARIFTVLAVIVLFSEIAPMQYTIVAAALQKIAPSFPGVGANINWAIIVFGLIGAAASPLIGKMSDVWGKKRMFLICGALFVIGCVLDATTSNWGVFLFGRCLQATAIATAVIAYGLIRDLMPRKMVPLALGLTATGFGVASIAGPLLGGYLVDNHSWRAIFWVLAAFTLAMLPLVWFIVPESQLRVSERIDFVGAALLAGGAALTLIYVDKGHDWGWSKPTTLAWLIAGLVLLVLFVLVEKRATTPIMDMTLLFHPRVALVLAGALFASLQIGIVSYAIAYMSQTPPESTVVAGVQQGTLAQIQQMTGQVLPLEAVQVNLVPGYTYGSGYTLLEFAVRIALLGSVITMLFGAVAGLLARRVGARLPLVAALVIFAAAAVAFAVLPLTATNFLIVNSIFSIGFGMYYACMPILLVEAVPQEQQGVSMGMLGVMQSMGVAIGLAIVTAFLHSNGMSALVSVGGQDQPPTPLPDLFGDRGYQLGFWVCAAASAVALVLALVMKHGRTPATGGTAH; from the coding sequence ATGTCCACCAGTACCATCAAACCAGACGACACCAATGACACCGGAAGACTCGAAGGAGCCTCCCGTGCAAGGATTTTCACGGTCCTGGCCGTGATCGTGCTCTTCTCCGAGATCGCTCCGATGCAGTACACCATCGTCGCGGCGGCCCTACAGAAGATCGCACCGAGCTTCCCGGGCGTCGGGGCCAACATCAACTGGGCCATCATCGTTTTCGGTCTGATCGGTGCGGCCGCGTCTCCGTTGATCGGCAAGATGAGTGACGTCTGGGGCAAGAAGCGGATGTTCCTCATCTGCGGCGCCCTGTTCGTCATCGGCTGCGTGCTCGACGCGACCACCTCGAACTGGGGTGTGTTCCTGTTCGGCCGCTGCCTGCAAGCCACCGCCATCGCGACCGCGGTGATCGCCTACGGCCTCATCCGAGACCTGATGCCGCGCAAGATGGTTCCGCTCGCCCTGGGTCTCACCGCCACCGGATTCGGTGTCGCCTCCATCGCGGGCCCGCTGCTCGGCGGCTACCTCGTCGACAACCACAGCTGGCGTGCCATCTTCTGGGTACTGGCGGCGTTCACCCTGGCGATGCTGCCGCTGGTCTGGTTCATCGTGCCCGAATCCCAGCTCCGCGTGAGCGAGCGCATCGACTTCGTCGGCGCCGCGCTGCTCGCCGGAGGCGCCGCACTCACCCTGATCTACGTCGACAAGGGCCACGACTGGGGTTGGTCGAAGCCGACCACGCTGGCCTGGCTGATCGCGGGCCTGGTGCTGCTCGTGCTGTTCGTCCTCGTCGAGAAGCGGGCCACCACACCCATCATGGACATGACACTGCTGTTCCATCCGCGCGTGGCGCTGGTGCTCGCCGGTGCGCTCTTCGCGTCCCTGCAGATCGGCATCGTGTCCTACGCCATCGCCTACATGTCCCAGACCCCGCCGGAGTCGACCGTCGTCGCCGGTGTTCAGCAGGGCACCCTCGCCCAGATCCAGCAGATGACGGGGCAGGTGCTACCGCTCGAGGCCGTGCAGGTGAACCTCGTTCCCGGTTACACCTACGGCAGCGGATACACCCTGCTCGAGTTCGCCGTCCGGATCGCGCTGCTCGGTTCGGTGATCACGATGCTCTTCGGCGCGGTCGCGGGTCTGCTGGCCAGGCGGGTCGGTGCCCGGTTGCCGCTCGTCGCGGCACTGGTCATCTTCGCGGCCGCGGCCGTCGCGTTCGCGGTGCTGCCGCTGACCGCCACCAACTTCCTGATCGTGAACTCGATCTTCAGCATCGGCTTCGGCATGTACTACGCCTGCATGCCGATCCTGCTGGTGGAGGCGGTGCCGCAGGAACAGCAGGGCGTCAGCATGGGCATGCTCGGCGTCATGCAGTCCATGGGTGTCGCGATCGGTCTCGCGATCGTTACCGCGTTCCTGCACAGCAACGGGATGAGCGCGCTGGTGAGCGTCGGCGGCCAGGACCAACCGCCCACCCCGCTGCCCGACCTGTTCGGTGACCGCGGCTACCAGCTGGGCTTCTGGGTCTGCGCGGCGGCCTCCGCGGTCGCCCTCGTCCTCGCCCTGGTGATGAAGCACGGCCGCACCCCGGCCACGGGCGGCACCGCCCACTGA
- a CDS encoding SulP family inorganic anion transporter produces the protein MALSIPVFESLHGYRRAWLRPDVIAGLTVWAVLVPEALAYASIAGVPPVVGLYAAVPSLVLYALAGSSRHLVVGPMSATAALSAAIIAPLAGADNGRYIALTAALAIATGLAGLLAGLIRLGFIAAFISEPVLKGFIVGLALVIIIGQVPKLLGVGKHDGNFFEQAWGIVTELGEIQWRTVTVGLISLALVLALRRWLPFVPGALVAVGFGIVVVTVFGLDDKGVAIVGHIDAGLPTFGMPSGLSLRDCLDLLGPAVGVLLIGFAEGLGAAKTYAAKAGYPIDPNRELLGLGLANLGSGLSAGMVVNGSLSKTAVNGGAGAKTQLSGLVVAGLTVVTLLLLTGLFENLPEATLAAVVIAAVIELVDIAALRRLYRVWTHMLASIYGKAARADFLAAMAALLGVLVFDTLPGLLIGIGVSMLLLVYRASQPHVAELGKKGTLWVAAVRHPDAVTRPDLLVVRVESGLFFANSDYVKDQIEGLCTDRTRMVVLDAETSPSVDVTAAAMLLALRDTLAVRRIGFAIARPVAQFGDALGSAEHGDVPIPIHPTVAAAAAALSGS, from the coding sequence GTGGCGCTGTCGATACCGGTGTTCGAGTCACTGCACGGCTATCGGCGGGCCTGGCTGCGACCGGATGTGATCGCCGGTCTCACGGTGTGGGCGGTGCTCGTGCCCGAAGCGCTGGCCTACGCGTCGATCGCCGGGGTGCCGCCGGTGGTCGGCCTGTACGCGGCGGTCCCGTCGCTGGTGCTCTACGCGCTGGCAGGCAGCTCGCGGCACCTGGTGGTCGGCCCGATGTCGGCGACGGCGGCGCTGTCGGCGGCGATCATCGCCCCGCTCGCGGGCGCCGACAACGGCCGCTACATCGCGTTGACGGCCGCCCTCGCCATCGCGACCGGTCTCGCCGGTCTGCTCGCCGGTCTGATCCGGCTCGGCTTCATCGCCGCGTTCATCTCCGAACCGGTGCTCAAAGGCTTCATCGTCGGACTCGCCCTGGTCATCATTATCGGGCAGGTGCCCAAGTTGCTCGGCGTCGGCAAGCACGACGGCAACTTCTTCGAGCAGGCGTGGGGCATAGTCACCGAGCTGGGCGAGATCCAGTGGCGCACGGTGACAGTCGGCCTGATCAGCCTCGCGCTGGTGCTCGCGCTGCGCCGCTGGCTGCCGTTCGTTCCCGGTGCGTTGGTGGCGGTGGGTTTCGGCATCGTGGTCGTGACGGTGTTCGGACTCGATGACAAGGGTGTGGCGATCGTCGGTCACATCGACGCGGGACTGCCCACATTCGGCATGCCGTCGGGGTTGTCGTTGCGCGACTGCCTCGATCTGCTCGGACCGGCCGTCGGGGTGCTGCTGATCGGCTTCGCCGAAGGGCTCGGGGCCGCGAAAACCTATGCGGCCAAGGCGGGTTACCCCATCGACCCGAATCGGGAGCTGCTCGGACTCGGCCTCGCCAATCTCGGCTCGGGGCTCAGCGCGGGGATGGTCGTCAACGGCAGCCTGTCGAAGACGGCGGTCAACGGTGGCGCGGGGGCGAAGACCCAGCTCAGCGGGCTTGTCGTGGCCGGACTCACCGTCGTCACCCTGCTGTTGCTGACCGGGCTGTTCGAGAACCTGCCGGAGGCCACCTTGGCGGCGGTCGTGATCGCGGCCGTCATCGAACTGGTCGACATCGCCGCCCTGCGCCGCCTCTACCGGGTCTGGACGCACATGCTCGCCAGCATCTACGGCAAGGCGGCACGCGCCGACTTCCTCGCCGCGATGGCCGCGCTGCTGGGTGTGCTGGTCTTCGATACGCTGCCCGGTCTGCTCATCGGCATCGGCGTGTCGATGCTGCTGCTGGTGTACCGGGCCTCACAACCGCACGTGGCCGAGCTCGGTAAGAAAGGGACGTTGTGGGTGGCCGCCGTCCGGCACCCGGACGCGGTGACGCGCCCCGACCTGCTGGTCGTGCGCGTCGAGTCGGGGCTGTTCTTCGCCAATTCCGACTATGTGAAGGACCAGATCGAAGGGCTGTGCACCGACCGCACGCGCATGGTGGTCCTCGACGCCGAGACCTCGCCCTCGGTCGACGTCACCGCCGCGGCGATGCTGCTCGCCCTGCGTGACACGCTGGCCGTACGGCGCATCGGGTTCGCGATCGCGCGACCGGTGGCCCAGTTCGGTGACGCCCTCGGCTCGGCCGAGCACGGTGACGTCCCGATCCCCATCCATCCCACCGTCGCCGCCGCGGCCGCGGCACTGTCCGGCTCATGA
- a CDS encoding helix-turn-helix domain-containing protein: MTEVGSALRAARTAAGISLQGMSARTNYSKPYLGQLETGARMVRAEHVAAYASALHTPLDHLRDRLTVESVNELDDLPTQLSSLLLPPVAQPRGDHPAFAATELADAEQLASWARARQWDDGPAPRRAVLAWLSVNLPRLQQLSAAGGHGRAFRAGAELADIAAAMSWDVEDVAAGRRYSVAAARLSHAAGEEVLTAAILAEASWQLLDSGRPAEGLEVAQLAQYLARRSATPALRVALAELEAYAHGILGEHAAFQRAIVVAAECRGEAATSRVEAGEIAAGDRVADRTLTAVTLSMLLGPRRDWPGPGQQSRLLGKSYRHLIATRPDLARIAFGDLDAPLPPEFLTPAMAAISSARLHLMIGEPEQAATQVGQALSFDNRPSGRTAARLSDFWHESAEFAAVPAVGEMRAVIGELVGHPGFGPHAVIWP; this comes from the coding sequence ATGACCGAGGTCGGCTCGGCCCTGCGCGCGGCACGAACGGCGGCGGGAATCAGCCTGCAGGGCATGTCCGCGCGGACGAACTATTCGAAGCCGTATCTGGGCCAGCTCGAGACCGGCGCCCGGATGGTGCGCGCCGAGCACGTGGCCGCGTACGCGTCGGCGCTACACACTCCGCTGGATCATCTGCGCGACCGGCTGACGGTCGAATCGGTCAACGAACTCGACGATCTGCCCACGCAACTGTCGTCGCTGCTGCTGCCGCCCGTCGCGCAGCCGCGCGGGGATCACCCCGCCTTCGCGGCGACGGAATTGGCGGACGCCGAGCAGCTCGCGAGCTGGGCGCGCGCCAGACAGTGGGACGACGGACCGGCGCCACGCCGTGCCGTGCTGGCCTGGCTGTCGGTGAATCTGCCGCGATTACAGCAGCTCTCGGCGGCGGGCGGGCACGGCCGCGCCTTCCGGGCGGGCGCCGAGCTGGCCGATATCGCGGCCGCCATGAGCTGGGACGTGGAGGACGTCGCCGCCGGTCGCCGCTACTCGGTCGCCGCGGCACGGCTGTCCCATGCGGCGGGCGAGGAGGTGCTCACCGCCGCGATCCTCGCCGAGGCTTCCTGGCAGCTGCTCGACAGCGGCAGGCCGGCCGAAGGGCTAGAGGTGGCTCAGCTCGCCCAGTACCTGGCGCGGCGCAGCGCGACGCCCGCCCTGCGGGTCGCCCTGGCCGAATTGGAGGCCTACGCGCACGGGATCCTCGGCGAACACGCCGCCTTCCAGCGCGCGATCGTGGTCGCCGCCGAATGCCGGGGCGAAGCCGCGACGAGCAGGGTCGAAGCCGGCGAGATCGCCGCCGGTGACCGCGTCGCCGACCGGACGCTGACCGCGGTCACCCTGAGCATGCTCCTGGGACCGCGCCGGGATTGGCCGGGGCCGGGGCAGCAGTCGCGGCTGCTCGGCAAGAGCTACCGTCACCTCATCGCCACGCGTCCTGACCTGGCTCGCATCGCCTTCGGTGATCTGGACGCGCCGCTTCCCCCGGAGTTCCTGACTCCCGCGATGGCCGCCATCTCCTCGGCTCGCCTGCACCTGATGATCGGCGAACCGGAGCAGGCCGCCACACAGGTCGGTCAGGCGTTGTCGTTCGACAATCGCCCGAGCGGCCGTACCGCCGCCCGACTGTCGGACTTCTGGCACGAGTCGGCCGAATTCGCCGCGGTCCCGGCGGTCGGCGAGATGCGCGCCGTGATCGGCGAGCTGGTCGGGCACCCCGGCTTCGGACCCCATGCCGTCATCTGGCCGTAG
- a CDS encoding GAP family protein, which translates to MGSVIGGLLPLAVGVAISPIPIIAAILMILSKNAGGAAKGFAVGWVAGIFVVTGVMTLLAGSLGGSDSAPSTGASIVKIILGVALVVLAVIQWQERSQTEVPGWMKAIDTLTPVKALGLGALLSGVNPKNLLLCVSAGVAIGAGGLSAGGDLIAIVVFTLLASVTVLAVVLGYMLAADRLGPMLESLRQWLQLNNHAVMAIVLLIMGTVVVGKGIGGL; encoded by the coding sequence ATGGGCTCAGTAATCGGCGGTCTCTTACCACTGGCGGTGGGTGTCGCGATCTCGCCGATCCCGATCATCGCGGCCATTCTGATGATCTTGTCGAAGAACGCGGGCGGCGCCGCGAAGGGCTTCGCCGTGGGCTGGGTGGCTGGCATCTTCGTCGTGACCGGCGTGATGACCCTGCTCGCCGGGTCGCTGGGCGGCTCGGACAGCGCACCGTCGACGGGCGCGTCGATCGTGAAGATCATTCTCGGCGTCGCGCTGGTGGTCCTGGCGGTGATCCAGTGGCAGGAGCGGTCCCAGACCGAGGTACCGGGCTGGATGAAGGCGATCGACACGCTCACGCCCGTGAAGGCGCTGGGGCTGGGAGCGCTGCTGTCGGGCGTCAATCCGAAGAATCTGCTGCTGTGTGTGTCGGCGGGCGTCGCGATCGGGGCAGGCGGTCTGAGCGCGGGGGGCGACCTGATCGCGATCGTGGTGTTCACCCTGCTCGCCTCGGTCACCGTGCTGGCGGTGGTGCTCGGATACATGCTCGCGGCCGACAGACTCGGTCCGATGCTCGAGAGCCTGCGGCAGTGGTTGCAGCTCAACAACCATGCGGTGATGGCGATCGTGCTGCTGATCATGGGCACCGTGGTCGTCGGTAAGGGCATCGGCGGGCTGTAG
- a CDS encoding poly(ethylene terephthalate) hydrolase family protein, which translates to MSNRTVQRVHRGARIALTAVALTAAVSAAPVSAAPSYQPAAPIEATYYAPGPWAVAERSGADCCTSTGDTYDIWYPADLGTGVHPVITWGNGTMAHPREYAYLLSHLASWGFVVIAADRTDTGTGVQMLDAVRYLAEQNDDPSSVFHGRIDLGAVGAAGHSQGGLGALNALARGSGLVDTAVPLEMPLAAVCSSLPPVDGQSACVDTSAITSGSVLLVNGSADGISPGTQTLPPALIGQQSMQAYYDALPAQVPKARAALLGAQHNDIQGQPGCTNYSCTEGVHRYLGYLAAWFTGQLRGDSAARGAFLAGTGEFLHNPYWSEQASTITR; encoded by the coding sequence GTGAGCAACAGAACTGTCCAGCGGGTGCATCGTGGCGCCCGTATCGCCTTGACCGCCGTGGCGCTGACCGCGGCCGTGTCGGCGGCACCGGTCTCGGCCGCGCCGTCCTACCAGCCGGCCGCCCCGATCGAGGCGACCTACTACGCCCCGGGGCCGTGGGCGGTAGCCGAGCGATCCGGTGCCGACTGCTGCACCTCGACCGGGGACACCTACGACATCTGGTACCCGGCTGATCTCGGCACGGGCGTCCACCCGGTCATCACCTGGGGCAACGGCACCATGGCGCACCCGCGCGAATACGCGTACCTGCTGTCACACCTCGCCTCGTGGGGATTCGTCGTGATCGCCGCCGACCGGACCGACACCGGAACCGGCGTCCAGATGCTCGACGCCGTGCGCTACCTCGCCGAGCAGAACGACGACCCGAGCAGTGTGTTCCACGGCAGGATCGATCTCGGCGCGGTGGGCGCGGCGGGTCATTCCCAAGGCGGCCTCGGTGCGCTGAACGCCCTTGCACGCGGTTCCGGCCTGGTCGATACCGCCGTGCCGCTCGAGATGCCGCTGGCCGCGGTGTGTTCGTCGCTGCCACCGGTCGACGGTCAGAGCGCCTGTGTCGACACCAGCGCGATCACCTCGGGCTCGGTGCTGCTGGTCAACGGTTCCGCCGACGGCATCTCACCGGGAACGCAAACACTCCCGCCCGCACTGATCGGGCAACAGTCGATGCAGGCGTACTACGACGCCCTGCCCGCGCAGGTCCCCAAGGCCCGTGCCGCGCTGCTCGGCGCCCAGCACAACGACATCCAGGGCCAGCCCGGCTGCACCAACTACAGCTGCACCGAAGGCGTGCACCGCTATCTCGGCTACCTGGCGGCGTGGTTCACCGGCCAGTTGCGCGGTGATTCGGCCGCCCGTGGCGCCTTCCTCGCCGGCACCGGCGAATTCCTGCACAACCCGTACTGGTCCGAGCAAGCAAGCACCATCACCCGCTGA
- a CDS encoding beta-glucosidase codes for MEDRIKELLAELDLAGKLRLISGAGLFRMAGDPAIGLAEMPVSDGPSGVRGENWDERDPSVSLPSGTAIAATWDPGLLTEIGALIAAEARRKDVYAVLGPTMNLHRSPLGGRHFECFSEDPLLTAEMAAAYVRSVQAHGVSACPKHYVANDSETDRFTVDVRVGDRALRELYLYPFERTVEAGAWMLMDAYNSVNGTTMTENPLLDEPLKGTWGFDGVVVSDWTAVRSTESAANGTDLCMPGPWHLWGEPLAEKVRAGEIAESVIDDKVRRILRFAHRVGALAATPQPTPVFTDAQAQDLVRRVAAEAMVLVRNDGILPLAPETTVALLGLSAGEPRFLGGGSATVIPGHTTTPVEGLTGRLPLTHTAGVHLSEALIPAPLAIMTDPETGEPGLSARYFEDETELGTQHRATSRLVLLGDELAARSNTIELNTRLRADTAGEWQIGFGGVGHIRLDLDGETVLDENLVLDGGDPAAALLNPPQRHVTRTLSVGDEIAVRVVTSIEEAMPGLGIILGATLGIRRPQRADDEEFAAAIELARAAEVAVVVVGTTEQIESEGVDRTSLRLPGRQDELVSAVAAVNPRTVVVVNSGAPVEMPWRDDVAAVLLSWFPGQEFGDALADILTGTAEPGGRLPTTWPKTMAEVPVLDTTPVGNVLDYAEGIHIGYRAWLKAGIEPAYPFGHGLGYTTWETGDLTVAGRTVALTVTNTGARAGKHVVQVYLSRPDSIVDRPVRWLAGFTTVSLAPGRTQTVSIDLPARAFQHWGADGWVSEPGEFIVSAGTSVTDLPHTACIY; via the coding sequence ATGGAAGACCGCATCAAAGAACTACTCGCCGAACTGGATCTGGCGGGCAAGCTCCGGCTGATCTCGGGCGCGGGACTGTTCCGGATGGCCGGTGACCCGGCGATCGGGCTGGCGGAAATGCCGGTCTCGGACGGTCCGTCCGGAGTCCGCGGCGAGAACTGGGACGAACGCGATCCCTCGGTCAGCCTACCCTCCGGCACGGCGATCGCCGCGACCTGGGACCCCGGACTCCTCACCGAGATCGGGGCCCTCATCGCCGCCGAAGCGCGCCGCAAGGACGTCTACGCGGTCCTCGGCCCCACGATGAACCTGCACCGTTCGCCGTTGGGCGGCAGGCATTTCGAGTGTTTCTCCGAGGACCCGCTGCTCACCGCCGAGATGGCCGCCGCCTATGTGCGGTCCGTGCAGGCGCACGGGGTCAGCGCGTGCCCGAAGCACTACGTGGCCAACGATTCCGAGACCGACCGCTTCACCGTCGACGTCCGGGTCGGCGACCGCGCGCTGCGCGAGCTGTACCTCTATCCCTTCGAACGCACCGTCGAAGCGGGCGCGTGGATGCTCATGGACGCCTACAACTCGGTCAACGGCACGACCATGACCGAGAACCCGCTGCTCGACGAACCACTCAAGGGCACTTGGGGATTCGACGGTGTCGTCGTCTCGGACTGGACCGCGGTTCGCAGCACCGAGAGCGCGGCCAACGGCACCGACCTGTGCATGCCGGGCCCCTGGCATCTGTGGGGCGAACCGCTGGCCGAGAAGGTCCGTGCCGGCGAGATCGCCGAATCGGTGATCGATGACAAGGTGCGTCGCATCCTGCGCTTCGCCCACCGCGTCGGCGCGCTCGCGGCGACACCGCAACCCACTCCGGTCTTCACCGACGCCCAGGCGCAGGACCTGGTCCGCCGGGTCGCCGCCGAGGCGATGGTCCTGGTCCGCAACGACGGAATCCTTCCGCTCGCACCGGAGACCACCGTCGCCCTGCTCGGCCTGTCGGCGGGCGAACCCCGGTTCCTCGGTGGCGGCAGCGCCACCGTCATCCCGGGGCACACCACCACGCCGGTCGAGGGTCTCACCGGCCGGCTTCCGCTGACGCACACCGCGGGCGTCCACCTGTCCGAGGCGCTGATCCCCGCCCCGCTCGCGATCATGACCGACCCCGAAACCGGCGAGCCCGGCCTGTCGGCGCGCTATTTCGAGGACGAGACCGAACTCGGCACCCAGCACCGGGCCACGAGCCGGCTCGTGCTGCTCGGCGATGAGCTCGCGGCGCGATCGAACACGATCGAGCTGAACACGCGCCTGCGTGCCGACACGGCCGGGGAATGGCAGATCGGTTTCGGCGGGGTGGGCCACATCCGGCTGGATCTCGACGGTGAGACCGTGCTCGACGAGAACCTGGTGCTCGACGGCGGCGACCCGGCCGCAGCGCTGCTCAACCCGCCACAGCGTCACGTGACGCGCACCCTGTCCGTCGGCGACGAGATCGCTGTGCGCGTGGTGACCAGTATCGAAGAGGCGATGCCCGGCCTAGGCATCATTCTCGGCGCGACCCTCGGTATCCGCCGCCCCCAGCGCGCCGACGACGAGGAATTCGCGGCCGCGATCGAGCTGGCCAGGGCCGCCGAGGTGGCCGTCGTCGTGGTCGGCACCACCGAGCAGATCGAGAGCGAAGGCGTCGACCGCACCTCGCTGCGGTTGCCCGGCCGACAGGACGAACTGGTCTCGGCGGTCGCCGCCGTGAACCCGCGCACGGTGGTGGTGGTGAATTCCGGTGCGCCCGTGGAGATGCCATGGCGCGACGACGTCGCCGCCGTCCTGCTGTCCTGGTTCCCCGGTCAGGAGTTCGGCGACGCACTGGCCGACATCCTCACCGGCACCGCCGAACCGGGCGGCCGCCTGCCCACCACCTGGCCCAAGACCATGGCCGAGGTCCCCGTGCTCGACACCACCCCCGTCGGCAACGTGCTCGACTACGCCGAGGGCATCCACATCGGCTACCGCGCCTGGCTGAAAGCGGGCATCGAACCGGCCTACCCGTTCGGTCACGGCCTCGGCTACACCACCTGGGAAACCGGCGATCTCACCGTCGCGGGCCGCACCGTCGCGCTGACGGTGACCAATACCGGTGCGCGAGCCGGCAAACACGTTGTCCAGGTGTACCTCTCGCGCCCTGACAGCATCGTCGACCGCCCGGTCCGCTGGCTCGCCGGTTTCACCACCGTCAGCCTCGCACCCGGCCGGACGCAGACGGTCTCGATCGACCTACCCGCTCGCGCCTTCCAGCACTGGGGCGCCGACGGCTGGGTGAGCGAACCCGGCGAATTCATCGTCAGCGCCGGAACTTCGGTCACCGACCTTCCCCACACCGCCTGCATCTACTAG
- a CDS encoding DUF6325 family protein, whose amino-acid sequence MGSPATLGPVEFLVLTFPGTEIDESVSAALAEVVAKGTVTLLDLIVLSMDDAGAITEREIDDDISAVGLTGLTAADIDLVSDDDLDVVRASMEPGTTAVVIVFEETWALRLAGAVRAADGEVALHVQVPRDAVDAALALA is encoded by the coding sequence ATGGGATCACCAGCAACGCTCGGACCGGTCGAATTCCTCGTGCTCACCTTTCCCGGCACCGAGATCGACGAATCCGTGTCCGCGGCACTGGCCGAGGTCGTCGCGAAAGGCACGGTCACGCTGCTCGACCTGATCGTGCTGTCCATGGACGACGCGGGCGCCATCACCGAACGCGAGATCGACGACGATATCTCCGCCGTGGGTCTGACGGGTCTGACGGCGGCCGACATCGACCTCGTCAGCGACGACGACCTCGATGTCGTCCGTGCGTCGATGGAACCGGGAACGACCGCTGTCGTCATCGTTTTCGAGGAAACGTGGGCGCTGCGCCTGGCCGGCGCGGTGCGCGCGGCCGACGGCGAGGTCGCGCTGCACGTGCAGGTCCCGCGTGATGCCGTCGACGCCGCGCTCGCGCTCGCCTAG